In the genome of Vicia villosa cultivar HV-30 ecotype Madison, WI linkage group LG7, Vvil1.0, whole genome shotgun sequence, one region contains:
- the LOC131615613 gene encoding uncharacterized protein LOC131615613: protein MSLVLKNKYWILRHGKSIPNERGIVVSSMENGTRPEFQLAPDGVNQAQVAGNSFQKELEANNIPLTNVRICYSPFSRTSHTAKVVATQLNIPFDASQCKVIDDLRERYFGPSFELLSHDKYAEIWELDAKDPFAGPEGGESVKDVAGRLARTIAVIESEFEGCAILVVSHGDPLQILQTVLHAANKHKEPTPDDLASILAAVQVAPILSQHRQYALNTGELRRVV from the exons ATGTCTTTGgtattaaaaaacaaatattggaTTCTGAGGCATGGCAAGAGCATTCCCAACGAACGAGGCATCGTTGTCTCCTCCAtg GAAAATGGCACGCGTCCTGAATTTCAATTAGCCCCCGACGGAGTTAATCAAGCACAAGTCGCTGGAAATTCATTTCAAAAG GAACTAGAGGCTAATAATATACCTCTTACTAATGTGCGCATTTGTTACTCTCCTTTTTCAAGAACAAGTCACACTGCAAAAGTTGTTGCAACTCAATTGAACATTCCTTTTGATGCCTCTCAGTGTAAG GTGATCGATGATCTTCGAGAGCGCTATTTCGGTCCTTCCTTTGAGCTTTTGTCTCATGATAAA TATGCAGAGATTTGGGAATTAGATGCGAAAGATCCTTTTGCTGGGCCAGAAGGAGGAGAAAGTGTTAAGGATGTTGCCGGAAGACTTGCAAGAACAATAGCCGTTATTGAATCAGAATTTGAAGG ATGTGCAATTTTGGTTGTCAGCCACGGGGATCCTCTGCAAATCTTGCAAACAGTTCTGCACGCAGCTAATAAACATAAGGAACCGACTCCTGATGACTTAGCTTCAATATTAGCGGCAGTTCAGGTGGCACCAATCTTGTCCCAGCACCGCCAATACGCACTGAATACCGGAGAGCTCAGGAGAGTTGTTTGA
- the LOC131615615 gene encoding protein DETOXIFICATION 45, chloroplastic, with amino-acid sequence MNMKVASNLNNASSSSPYVSSHYNRFTSFNHRRRASFSSDKFVIGLSSGPHLLRLRNSRFVTLRSSKPSPKPCFASSHHSHLNQQQQSLLDDDESHRDDDGDAETTPELPVNQNQIENGKRFSISDVKREIISLSLPALAGQAIDPMAQLMETAYIGRLGTVELASAGVSVSIFNIISKLFNIPLLSVATSFVAEDMANVAKNSDSASDQGGSTEISGNGNPFTAVYERKQLSSVSTALLLAMGIGIFEALAMYLGSRTFLRLIGVSVGNPTLGPAQKFLSLRAFGAPAVVLSLALQGIFRGFKDTKTPVICLGIGNLSAVFLFPLLMYHFKLGVAGAAISTVLSQYIGTLLMIWCLNKRAVLLPPKMGNLQFGGYIKSGGFVIGRTLAVLSTLTLGTSLAARHGPVAMAAHQICMQMWLAVSLLTDSLATSAQALIASSISRHEYKAVKEITHFVLMIGLLTSFCLTAILGASFGSLATLFTQDLEVLQVVRTGVLFVSASQPFNALAYIFDGLHYGVSDFPYAAFSMMIVGAFSSAFLVFASPRFGLRGVWMGLTLFMALRAVAGSVRLLSKNGPWWFLHKDFQITKIVS; translated from the exons ATGAACATGAAGGTTGCTAGCAATTTGAACAACGCTTCTTCTTCGTCCCCCTACGTCTCTTCTCACTATAACCGTTTCACATCATTCAACCACAGGCGTAGAGCTTCTTTCTCTTCTGATAAATTTGTAATTGGTCTCAGTAGTGGCCCACACTTACTTCGACTTAGAAATTCCCGCTTCGTAACGCTTCGTTCCTCTAAACCCTCACCAAAACCTTGTTTCGCTTCTTCTCATCATTCTCACCTCAATCAACAACAACAGTCTCTTCTCGACGATGATGAATCTCATCGCGATGACGACGGCGATGCCGAAACCACACC TGAGTTACCGGTTAATCAAAATCAGATTGAAAATGGAAAACGTTTTTCAATTTCGGATGTGAAACGTGAGATTATATCGCTTTCTTTGCCTGCACTTGCTGGACAAGCTATTGATCCAATGGCACAGTTGATGGAAACTGCGTACATTGGTCGACTTG GTACTGTGGAATTGGCTTCTGCTGGTGTTTCTGTTTCCATCTTTAACATCATTTCAAAgctgtttaatattccacttctTAGTGTTGCTACATCTTTTGTTGCTGAAGATATGGCAAATGTTGCTAAAAATTCTGATTCTGCTTCAG atCAGGGTGGTAGTACAGAAATTAGTGGTAATGGTAACCCTTTCACAGCAGTTTATGAAAGAAAGCAACTCTCCTCTGTTTCCACTGCTTTGCTATTAGCCATGGGGATTGGCATTTTTGAGGCTTTGGCTATGTATTTGGGATCTCGAACATTTCTTCGTTTGATTGGTGTATCAGTG GGAAATCCAACACTTGGTCCGGCACAAAAATTTCTCTCGTTAAGAGCATTTGGTGCTCCTGCGGTTGTGCTTTCTTTGGCTCTTCAAGGAATTTTTCGTGGTTTTAAGGATACTAAAACACCTGTTATATGTCTAG GCATTGGTAATCTTTCAGCGGTCTTTTTATTTCCCTTACTTATGTATCACTTTAAGTTGGGTGTAGCCGGTGCAGCCATTTCCACCGTTCTCTCTCA ATATATTGGGACCTTGTTGATGATCTGGTGTCTAAATAAGAGAGCTGTGTTACTACCTCCAAAAATGGGAAACTTGCAATTTGGCGGTTATATTAAGTCTG GTGGTTTTGTTATTGGAAGAACACTTGCTGTTCTTTCAACCTTGACATTGGGGACATCACTGGCTGCTCGTCATGGTCCAGTAGCTATGGCTGCACATCAAATATGCATGCAAATGTGGTTAGCCGTTTCCCTTCTTACAGATTCATTGGCTACATCTGCTCAG GCCCTAATTGCAAGTTCTATATCAAGACATGAATACAAAGCTGTGAAGGAAATTACTCATTTTGTATTAATG ATTGGACTGCTGACAAGCTTCTGCCTGACTGCAATTCTGGGTGCATCTTTTGGATCTTTAGCTACCCTTTTCACCCAGGACTTAGAAGTTTTACAGGTTGTCAGAACTGGAGTGTTG TTTGTCAGTGCTTCTCAACCTTTTAATGCACTGGCTTATATTTTTGATGGTCTCCATTATGGTGTTTCTGATTTCCCATATGCTGCTTTCTCCATG ATGATTGTGGGAGCATTCTCctcagcatttttggtatttGCCTCTCCACGTTTTGGCCTTCGCGGTGTATGGATGGGATTGACTCTCTTCATGGCACTTCGAGCAGTAGCTGGTTCTGTCAG ATTACTATCAAAGAATGGTCCGTGGTGGTTCCTACACAAGGATTTTCAGATTACAAAG ATAGTCTCTTAA